A genomic region of Trifolium pratense cultivar HEN17-A07 linkage group LG3, ARS_RC_1.1, whole genome shotgun sequence contains the following coding sequences:
- the LOC123916749 gene encoding cysteine-rich receptor-like protein kinase 10 isoform X1 → MRPRIPMFDAKQNLTSAGEFDSDARILMNGLIQMGSQTDLMFGTHMFNINGTQSRYGWVQCSRDITNEECRTCLSNLLEDVENCCMQKKVWRIFSPSCIMMYETQPFFVNGTISEPAKEKDDSRSWIIIVIVVIGIAVAALLAFSAYYFRCLKRKKERNSMQILSPMFSQDQTDIEETRHTDLPMMPLSTILKSTNNFSDEYKLGKGGFGTVYKGVLADGREIAVKRLSKTSVQGVEELKNELILIAKLQHRNLVRLLACCIEQNEKLLIYEYLPNSSLDFPYYFFFVFCLEAKPLT, encoded by the exons ATGAGACCAAGGATTCCTATGTTTGATGCAAAACAGAATTTGACTAGCGCTGGTGAATTTGATAGTGATGCTAGAATTTTGATGAATGGTTTAATACAAATGGGATCACAGACAGATTTAATGTTTGGAACACATATGTTTAACATAAATGGTACTCAAAGTAGGTATGGTTGGGTGCAATGCAGCAGAGATATTACTAATGAGGAATGCAGAACTTGTTTGAGTAACTTGCTTGAGGATGTTGAAAATTGTTGTATGCAGAAGAAAGTGTGGAGAATATTTTCTCCAAGTTGTATTATGATGTATGAAACTCAACCATTCTTTGTGAATGGTACAATTTCTGAGCCAG CCAAAGAAAAGGATGACTCAAGGTCATGGATTATCATAGTCATTGTTGTAATTGGAATAGCAGTCGCAGCCCTATTGGCTTTCAGCGCATACTATTTCCGGTGCTTGAAACGTAAAAAAG AGAGAAATTCTATGCAAATCCTTAGTCCAATGTTTTCTCAAGATCAGACTGACATTGAGGAGACTAGACATACTGACCTACCTATGATGCCTCTGAGTACCATTCTAAAGAGTACTAATAATTTTTCTGATGAATATAAATTGGGGAAAGGTGGATTTGGAACTGTGTACAAG GGTGTTTTAGCAGATGGAAGGGAAATTGCTGTGAAAAGGCTTTCAAAAACTTCCGTTCAAGGTGTGGAggaattaaaaaatgaattaatattgATTGCCAAATTGCAACATCGAAACCTCGTGAGACTATTGGCTTGCTGCATTGAGCAAAATGAAAAGCTTCTTATCTATGAATACTTGCCTAATTCAAGCCTTGATTTTccctactattttttttttgttttttgtttagaaGCTAAACCTCTTACTTGA
- the LOC123916749 gene encoding cysteine-rich receptor-like protein kinase 25 isoform X2 has product MRPRIPMFDAKQNLTSAGEFDSDARILMNGLIQMGSQTDLMFGTHMFNINGTQSRYGWVQCSRDITNEECRTCLSNLLEDVENCCMQKKVWRIFSPSCIMMYETQPFFVNGTISEPAKEKDDSRSWIIIVIVVIGIAVAALLAFSAYYFRCLKRKKERNSMQILSPMFSQDQTDIEETRHTDLPMMPLSTILKSTNNFSDEYKLGKGGFGTVYKMEGKLL; this is encoded by the exons ATGAGACCAAGGATTCCTATGTTTGATGCAAAACAGAATTTGACTAGCGCTGGTGAATTTGATAGTGATGCTAGAATTTTGATGAATGGTTTAATACAAATGGGATCACAGACAGATTTAATGTTTGGAACACATATGTTTAACATAAATGGTACTCAAAGTAGGTATGGTTGGGTGCAATGCAGCAGAGATATTACTAATGAGGAATGCAGAACTTGTTTGAGTAACTTGCTTGAGGATGTTGAAAATTGTTGTATGCAGAAGAAAGTGTGGAGAATATTTTCTCCAAGTTGTATTATGATGTATGAAACTCAACCATTCTTTGTGAATGGTACAATTTCTGAGCCAG CCAAAGAAAAGGATGACTCAAGGTCATGGATTATCATAGTCATTGTTGTAATTGGAATAGCAGTCGCAGCCCTATTGGCTTTCAGCGCATACTATTTCCGGTGCTTGAAACGTAAAAAAG AGAGAAATTCTATGCAAATCCTTAGTCCAATGTTTTCTCAAGATCAGACTGACATTGAGGAGACTAGACATACTGACCTACCTATGATGCCTCTGAGTACCATTCTAAAGAGTACTAATAATTTTTCTGATGAATATAAATTGGGGAAAGGTGGATTTGGAACTGTGTACAAG ATGGAAGGGAAATTGCTGTGA